A segment of the Allosaccharopolyspora coralli genome:
CGCACCATGCCCGAGGACGAGTGGCGCGACGCCTACGGCTCGACCCGGGACGGCAGCATCCTGGTGCACACGATCCGGCCGGGACCGGACGATTCGGTCCGGGTGCTGTTGTCGTTCACCAGCGTCCAGGATCCTGCCGACGCGCCGTCCGAGATGCCGGTCGACTGTCTCCGGTGGCACGTGGTGTACCCGCTGGTGAAGGACTCGGGCGGGCTCCGCCTCGACACCAACCTGCCCGGCAGCTCCCAGTACAGCCCGTGCTGATCAGCTCGGGGTGATCCCGTAGCACAGGTACACGGTGCCGGTGTCGAAGCGGCGTTCGTCCGTCAGGTTGAGCCGGAGCCGCACACCGTCGGGCAGCGCGCGGGTGCCGCCGCCGACGAGCACCGGGATGACGAACAGGCGGACCTCGTCAACGAGCCCGGCGTGGAAGGCGTGCGTGGCGAGACCGGGGCCGCTCACGCTCAGGTCGTGCGGTGCCAGTTCCTTGAGCTGGTGGACGGCGTCCGGGTTGAACTCCCGCTCCAGCTGGGTTCGGGCGGTGCTGGTCGCGTCCAGCGTCGTGGAGTAGACGATCTTGTCGGTCGCGTGCCAGAGCTCGGCGAAATCCTGCGTCTGAGCAGGATCGTCCGGGCCACCCATGGTCTCCCAGGCGAGCATGGTCTCGTACATGCGCCGGCCGAACAGGTGGGTGCCGATGGGGCGTTCGAGATCGTTGACGAACTCGTGCAGCTCGTCGTCCGGAACAGCCCAGTCGAAGTTGCCGTTCTCGTCGGCGATGTATCCGTCCAGCGACATGATCGCCGAGTAGATCAACTTCGCCATGTTCTCACCCCTCGTGCTCCGGCGTCCGTGACGCCGACACTCCCGCACATCGAAGCGTAGTGCTGGATTCAGGGAAGGTTCGGGCGACGAAACGACTCGCACACGGGTTGATCGCCGGCACGCGCCAGCGGACCCCGGGAAGGCGAAGGGGCCACCTCGTTCGGAACGAGGTGGCCCCTTCGGACGGGTCCTTGCAGACGGAGCTGTCGCCGTGTCGCGTCAGCGGCGGAGCCGCTGAGCGGGAACCCACACAACCGGACCACGGCGCTGAGGTTCCGCCACGCAACCACCAACGCAGATCAATCCGCGCCCCGGTCTAGAGCGGGATGTTGCCGTGCGAGCCGCAACCTGCGGGGGCAGCGGCCAGCGCCTCGGCGATGCGGCGGCGAGTCTCCTTCGGTTCGATGACCTCGTCGACCACGCCGATCGACATCGCGCGACCGACACCGCCTGCGACGCGTTCGTGCTCCTCGGTGAGCTTGTCGCGCAACGCCTCCCGTTCCTCGTCCGGCGCGGCGGCCAGCGCCTTGCGGTGCAGCACGTCGACGGCGGCCTTCGCGCCCATCACCGCGACTTCCGAGTCCGGCCAGGCGAACACCGTGGTGGCGCCGAGTGCGCGCGAGTTCATCGCGATGTACGCGCCGCCGTAGGACTTCCGGGTCACCAGCGTCACGCGGGGGACCACCGCCTCACCGAACGCGTGCAGCAGCTTCGCGCCGCGGCGCACGACACCGCCCCATTCCTGGCCGACCCCGGGCAGGTAACCCGGGACGTCGACCATCACCAGCAGCGGAACCCCGAACGAGTCGCACATCCGCACGAACCGGGCCGCCTTCTCCGCGGAGAGCGAATCCAGGCACCCGCCCTTGCGGATCGGGTTGTTCGCGATGACGCCGACGGTGCGGCCACCGAGCCTGCCCAACCCGACGACGACGTTCGGCGCCCACTTGCCCTGGATCTCCTCGAACACCGCCGAGCCGTCGTCGTCGGAATCCAGGATGCCCCGGATCACCGGCTTGACGTCGTAGGCCCGATTGGCCTTCTCCGGCAGCAGTGCGCCCAGGTCGTGCTCGTCTTGCACGGAGTGCAGGTCGAACAGGCCCGGCTTCGCGAACAGGCCGGTCAGTCGCCGCGCCCGCTGGTAGGCGTCGGGCTCGTCGTTGGCGACGACGTGCACGACACCGGACTTCGTGCCGTGCGCGTCCGCTCCGCCGAGCCCGTCCTGGTCGATCTGCTCGCCCGTGACGCTTTTGACCACGTCCGGGCCGGTGACGAACACCCGCCCGGCCGGAGCCATGATCACCACGTCCGTCAGCGCAGGCCCGTAGGCGGCACCACCCGCCGCCGGACCGACCACGACGGAGATCTGCGGCACCCGGCCGGAGGCGCGGACCATGGCCGCGAACATCTGGCCCATGCCGTCCAGCGACTCGACACCTTCCGGGATCCGCGCGCCACCGGAGTGCCACACCCCGATCACCGGGCAGCGTTCCCGCACCGCGGTGTCGATGGCGTCCACGATGTGCCCGCAGCCCTCGGAGCCCAACGCGCCACCCATCTTCGTGGCGTCGCTGCAGTAGACGATCACCTTGGCGCCGTCGATGCGGCCACGCACCGCGAACATGCCGCTGGCATCCCGAGGATGCAGCGCGACGACGGAACCGTCGTCGAGCAACTGCTCCAGGCGCAGCTGTGGGTCACGCGGATCCAGTTGCTGTTGTTCGGTCTGGGGACGCTCGACCAGTGCGGTCATCACATGCCTCCGGATGAGGACGGGCAGAAGGGGCGGGGCCGGTCAGGCCCGAGCGAAGGCGAGCGCGACGTTGTGCCCGCCGAATCCGAACGAGTCGTTCACGGCCGCGTTCAGCTCGATCTTGCGCGGCTCACCTGCCACCACGTCGAGTTCGACCTTCGGGTCGAGGCTCTCGAGGTTCGCGGTGGCGGGCACGACCCCGTGATGGATCGACAACACGGTGGCGATGCTTTCCACAGCGCCCGCGCCACCGACCAGGTGACCGAGCGCGCCCTTCGGGGCGGTGAGCACCGCGTGGTCGCCGATCGCCTTGCGCACCGCGGCGGCCTCGCCGACGTCGCCCACCACGGTGGACGTGGCGTGCGCGTTGACGTGACCGACGTCGGACGGAGTGAGGTCGGCGTTACGCAGGGCCGAGGTGATCGCGTTGATCTGGCCGATGCCGTCCGGGTGGTTGCCGGTGATGTGGTGGGCGTCGGAGGTGATCCCCGCCCCGGCCAGTCGCGCGTAGATCCGCGCACCGCGAGCCTCGGCGTGGTCGGCACGCTCCAGCACCAGCACCCCGGCGCCCTCACCCATGACGAACCCGTCGCGGTCGACGTCGAACGGACGCGACGCGCGCTGCGGTGCGTCGTTGCGGGTGCTCAACGTCCGCGACTGGGCGAACCCGGCCACCGTGATGGGGTGGATGCACGCCTCCGCGCCGCCGGCGACGACGACGTCGGCACGACCCGACTGGATCATCTGCAGACCGACGGCCAGGCCCTCCGCGCCCGACGCGCAGGCCGAGGCGGGCGAGTGCACGCCCGCGCGAGCCCACAGGTCGAGGCTCACGTGCGCGGCCGGACCGTTCGGCATGAGCATCGGCACCGTCAGCGGCGAGACCTTGCGCACCCCGCCGGACTCGAGCAGGTCGTCCTGCTCCAACAGCGTCAACGGCCCACCGATCCCGGTGCCGAGTGCGACCCCGAGGCGGTCCGGGTCCACGGACTGCGACTCCTCGGTGGGCTGCTCGTGCCCCGCGTCCGCCCACGCCTGGCGCGCGGCGACGAGGGCGATCTGTTCGCAGCGGTCCATCCGGCGCATCTGCACACGCGGCAGCAGCTCGCTCGGCTCGACCGCGAGCGAGGCGGCCATTCGGGCGGGCAGGTCGTACTGCTCGACCCAGTCCGCCTCGATGGGACGGACCCCGCTGCGGTTGTCCAGCAAACCGTCCCAGGTGGACGCGACGTCACCGCCGAGCGGTGTCGTCGCGCCCATCCCGGTGACGACGACGTCCACCGGCGTCATGCGTTCTTGGCGATGTAGTCCACCGCATCGCCGACGGTCTTGAGGTTGGCTAGCTCGTCGTCCGGGATCTTCACGCCGAACTTGTCCTCGGCCTGCACGGCGATCTCCACCATCGACAGCGAGTCGATGTCGAGGTCGTCGACGAACGACTTGTCGATGGTCACGTCGGCGGCGTCGACACCGGCGACCTCTTCGACGATGCTTGCCAGACCCTGGGTGATTTCCTCGTTGGACACGGTCCTCGGTTCCTTCCTGTTTCTCCTGCTGCCGCAGTGCGCCCGCGGCGGATGACGGCGGTGGTGTGCCGCCTAGGGGCAGATCACCACCTGGCCTGCGTAGGACAACCCCGCGCCGAAGCCGACCAGCAGCATCACGTCGCCGCTGGAGATTTCGCCCGCCGAGCGCATGTGGTCGATGGCCAGCGGAATGGAGGCCGCGGAGGTGTTGCCCGAGTAGACGATGTCACGGGCGATCACGAGGTCGTCGCGGGCTCCGTTGCTCTGGAGCTTCTTCGCGATCGCCTCGACGATGCGCAGGTTGGCCTGGTGGGCGACGAAGACGTCGATCTCGGAGAGCTTCAGCCCGGACAGCTCCACGGCGTGCATCGCGACCGGCGCGATCTTCGTGGTCGCCCACCGGAAGACCGACTGGCCCTCCTGGTAGATGTACTTGTTGTCACGCAGGTAGATGGTGTCGACGAGATCGCCCGCGCTGCCCAGCGCGGCCTTACCGATCTGGACCGACTCCGACGGTCCGACCACGGCGGCACCGGCGCCGTCGGCGAAAATGATGCAGTTCGCCCGGTCGTCCCAGTCCAGCCACTCCTGGAACCGTTCCGCGCCGATGACCAGAACACGCCGCGCGCTGCCGGTGAGCACGAGGTCGGATGCGGTGTTGAGCGCGTAGCAGAACCCGGCGCAGGCGGCGTTGACGTCGAAAGCACCGCCGGCCTTGATCCCGAGGCGGTCGGCGACCTGGGCCGCCGCGTTCGGGATCTGCCCGGGCATCGTGCAGGTGGCGATGATGACCTGGTCCACGTCGGACGGTGCCAGGCCCGCGTCGGCGAGGGCTTTCGCCCCGGCCTCGATCGCCATGGCCACCACGGTCTGGTCCTCGTCACCGAGCCGGCGGCTGACGATGCCGACGCGCTGCTGGATCCACTCGTCGTTGGTGTCGACTGTCTTCGCAATGTCGTCGTTGGTGACGATCCGGTTGCCCTGGGTGCTGCCGAAGCCGAGGATCCGCGTTCCGGCGGGTGCGCTGGGCAGACTCATCGTCGGTGCGGTGCTCACACGGTGCTCCCGGTCTCGCCGGCGGACTCGGCTAGCGTGTCGGCGACCTTGTCCAGATCGGCGGGCGTCTTCAGCGGGACGGTCGTGACACCC
Coding sequences within it:
- a CDS encoding beta-ketoacyl-ACP synthase III produces the protein MSLPSAPAGTRILGFGSTQGNRIVTNDDIAKTVDTNDEWIQQRVGIVSRRLGDEDQTVVAMAIEAGAKALADAGLAPSDVDQVIIATCTMPGQIPNAAAQVADRLGIKAGGAFDVNAACAGFCYALNTASDLVLTGSARRVLVIGAERFQEWLDWDDRANCIIFADGAGAAVVGPSESVQIGKAALGSAGDLVDTIYLRDNKYIYQEGQSVFRWATTKIAPVAMHAVELSGLKLSEIDVFVAHQANLRIVEAIAKKLQSNGARDDLVIARDIVYSGNTSAASIPLAIDHMRSAGEISSGDVMLLVGFGAGLSYAGQVVICP
- a CDS encoding dihydrofolate reductase family protein, which gives rise to MAKLIYSAIMSLDGYIADENGNFDWAVPDDELHEFVNDLERPIGTHLFGRRMYETMLAWETMGGPDDPAQTQDFAELWHATDKIVYSTTLDATSTARTQLEREFNPDAVHQLKELAPHDLSVSGPGLATHAFHAGLVDEVRLFVIPVLVGGGTRALPDGVRLRLNLTDERRFDTGTVYLCYGITPS
- a CDS encoding acyl-CoA carboxylase subunit beta yields the protein MTALVERPQTEQQQLDPRDPQLRLEQLLDDGSVVALHPRDASGMFAVRGRIDGAKVIVYCSDATKMGGALGSEGCGHIVDAIDTAVRERCPVIGVWHSGGARIPEGVESLDGMGQMFAAMVRASGRVPQISVVVGPAAGGAAYGPALTDVVIMAPAGRVFVTGPDVVKSVTGEQIDQDGLGGADAHGTKSGVVHVVANDEPDAYQRARRLTGLFAKPGLFDLHSVQDEHDLGALLPEKANRAYDVKPVIRGILDSDDDGSAVFEEIQGKWAPNVVVGLGRLGGRTVGVIANNPIRKGGCLDSLSAEKAARFVRMCDSFGVPLLVMVDVPGYLPGVGQEWGGVVRRGAKLLHAFGEAVVPRVTLVTRKSYGGAYIAMNSRALGATTVFAWPDSEVAVMGAKAAVDVLHRKALAAAPDEEREALRDKLTEEHERVAGGVGRAMSIGVVDEVIEPKETRRRIAEALAAAPAGCGSHGNIPL
- a CDS encoding acyl carrier protein: MSNEEITQGLASIVEEVAGVDAADVTIDKSFVDDLDIDSLSMVEIAVQAEDKFGVKIPDDELANLKTVGDAVDYIAKNA
- a CDS encoding beta-ketoacyl-[acyl-carrier-protein] synthase family protein is translated as MTPVDVVVTGMGATTPLGGDVASTWDGLLDNRSGVRPIEADWVEQYDLPARMAASLAVEPSELLPRVQMRRMDRCEQIALVAARQAWADAGHEQPTEESQSVDPDRLGVALGTGIGGPLTLLEQDDLLESGGVRKVSPLTVPMLMPNGPAAHVSLDLWARAGVHSPASACASGAEGLAVGLQMIQSGRADVVVAGGAEACIHPITVAGFAQSRTLSTRNDAPQRASRPFDVDRDGFVMGEGAGVLVLERADHAEARGARIYARLAGAGITSDAHHITGNHPDGIGQINAITSALRNADLTPSDVGHVNAHATSTVVGDVGEAAAVRKAIGDHAVLTAPKGALGHLVGGAGAVESIATVLSIHHGVVPATANLESLDPKVELDVVAGEPRKIELNAAVNDSFGFGGHNVALAFARA